The following are from one region of the Hydrogenimonas sp. SS33 genome:
- a CDS encoding extracellular solute-binding protein, producing MKKTFYAVIGAILVIVALLLMSRKGEKGREEGVRPSVTVYVSEDRVFSEPVLKAFEEETGIRVDAVYDTEEAKSTGVMNRLIAEKEHPKADVYWANEPIRAEILKQKGVTAPYVSPNAKGIPPRFRDPQGYWTGFSARARVLLVHRGLAPEPASILAYTDPRFKGKGVIANPLFGTTTSHIAALFTVWGDERAIAFMKAMKRNGTAISTGNGESADLVAMGAAGFSLVDSDDAVSRLRQKKPVKMLFPDQKEGELGCFIVPNTVMLIKGAPHPHLAKKLIDYLLSKKTEERLAFADCAQIPLHEGVKIPKELTPIDRLRTMKVDYARVAKKMLEIQPFLREWAGL from the coding sequence GTGAAAAAGACATTCTATGCCGTCATCGGCGCGATTCTGGTCATCGTGGCCCTGCTGCTGATGTCCCGGAAGGGTGAAAAGGGCAGGGAAGAGGGTGTCCGGCCGTCGGTGACCGTCTATGTCTCGGAAGACAGGGTCTTTTCCGAACCGGTCCTGAAGGCTTTCGAAGAAGAGACAGGCATCCGTGTCGATGCGGTTTACGACACCGAAGAGGCCAAGAGCACCGGGGTGATGAACCGGCTCATCGCCGAAAAGGAGCACCCGAAAGCCGACGTCTACTGGGCCAACGAACCGATTCGCGCCGAAATTCTGAAACAAAAGGGGGTGACGGCGCCCTATGTCAGCCCCAACGCGAAAGGGATCCCGCCCCGCTTCAGGGACCCGCAGGGGTACTGGACCGGCTTTTCGGCCCGGGCCAGGGTACTGCTGGTGCATCGGGGGCTGGCGCCCGAACCCGCGTCGATTCTGGCCTACACCGACCCCCGTTTCAAAGGAAAAGGGGTCATCGCCAATCCGCTTTTCGGCACCACCACCTCCCACATCGCCGCCCTTTTCACGGTCTGGGGGGACGAGCGGGCCATCGCTTTCATGAAAGCGATGAAACGAAACGGCACCGCCATCTCCACCGGCAACGGCGAGAGTGCCGACCTGGTTGCCATGGGTGCGGCCGGTTTCTCCCTGGTCGACAGCGACGACGCCGTCAGCCGCCTGCGGCAGAAGAAGCCGGTGAAGATGCTCTTTCCCGACCAGAAAGAGGGGGAGTTGGGTTGTTTCATCGTCCCCAATACCGTCATGCTGATCAAAGGCGCCCCCCATCCCCACCTGGCGAAGAAACTGATCGACTATCTTCTTTCAAAAAAGACGGAAGAGCGGCTCGCCTTCGCCGACTGCGCCCAGATTCCGCTGCATGAAGGGGTGAAGATTCCCAAAGAGCTGACCCCCATCGACCGGCTTCGGACGATGAAGGTGGACTATGCCCGGGTGGCGAAGAAGATGCTGGAGATTCAGCCGTTTCTGCGCGAATGGGCGGGATTGTGA